Sequence from the Candidatus Paceibacterota bacterium genome:
GGCGTGGCCTCGAACTTTCGCGCAAAGGCATCCTCCTCACCGCCTACGGCGCTAACCCCGACGGCCCGGGCACCGTTCTGCGTCTGTGGGAACATGCCGGCCAATCTGGCACCGTCACGGTCCGCCTGCCGGAAGGCAGCGCATTCAAGCAAGCCCAGCCCGTTGACCTGCGTGGCCGTCCCACCGGCAAACCCCTCCCCGTCAGGAACGGCGCAATCAAGGTGCCGGTCAACGCTTTCGCCCCGGTAAGTCTCGTCTTCGGCCCCACGAACTGATGCCGCTCATCGCGAGGTAGATTAGCGACGTGCCGCAAAGCGGGCGAGATGCCTGCGCTCCTCCGGCAGCTTCATGCATACGCGCTGCAGGCTCCGGGGCAGGCAGCCGCAGCAGTGGATTGTGAGGCATGGTCGTGTTACTATTATCCGATTGCGCTCAATAAACGGTCGGCTGAAGTAGTCCAAGAGAGCAGCGCAGAACAGAAAGACTGACAGCGAAATGAAGAAGCTGATGATAGCCAGCGTGGCGCTCCTGGTTGCGGGTGCCCTATCGGCCCGCGCGGCGGACGCCAAAGCGAACTGGGTCGCGAACTGCAGAGTATGTCACGGGTTGGACGGCAAGGGTAAGACCAAGATGGGCGAGAAAGCCGGGGCCAAAGACTACACGGATGCCAAGGTGCAGGAAGGCATGAAAGATGACAACATGTTCAAGGCTATCAAGGAAGGTGTGAAAGAAGGCGGCAGGACCAAGATGAAGGGCTTTGGCGACACGCTGAGCGACGACGAGATCAAGGCGTTGGTAAAGTACGTGCGTGACTTCAAGAAGTAGCCCTTTGCCGGCGCCGGGTTGTGGGGAGCCCCTGTTGGTCCCCAATTTCTGTTCATTGAAAGAACAATATAGGATTATGATTGGGCAAGGGACGGGCAGCAGAAATGCGGGGGGCGTTTAGATTCCTTTGCTGATATTTCGCTCAATATGCTGACTGGTATCGTGAATTAGTGGCCAGCCCCATGCGTCGTCTCTTCCACATGCCGCCGCAACTGGTTCGCATCGTCCCGCTCGTGGCGGGGGGGCGTGCTCCGGTGTCTGCCGTCCATCATTCTCACCGTGTTGGTCCAGTTATTTCTGTCAGAGAAACGGCCTTGCGCAGGCGACCTTGAGGTGCAAGCAGCGGGTGCAACCTAACTAATGAATTTCGGGCCGGGCAATTCCGGCGATGGATTCGCTTCCTCGCCGGGATGCGCTCCCAGCCTGGAAGAACAAGACCGGTAGAACAAACAACAGACAAATAGAAGTATGAAGACAGTAATATCATTCGTAATCGCCCTGTTGGCGATTCCGGCATTGTCCGTATACGCGGCCGACGCCAAGGCTACTTACGATAAGGAGTGCGCCAAGTGCCACGGGGCGGACGGCAAGGGCCAAACCAAGATGGGCAAGAAGTCGGGAGCCAAGGACTACACCGATGCCAAGGTGCAGGCCGAACTCAAAGACGACGCGGCCTTCAAAGCAATCAAGGAGGGCTACAAAGACAAGAGCGGCAAGGAGATCATGCAGCCCGCCGAAGGCCTGTCGGACGAGGAGATCAAGGGTCTCGTCGCCTACATGAGAAAGTTCAAGAAGTAGCTTTCGGTCCTGCCGGCGCACGCGCGCCGCGGGTAGTCAATGCAATTCAGGAAGCGTCCCTCTCTCCGTCGCGCGGGGAGGGGGATTCCTTTGACTCCGAGGCAGCGCGTTTGTACATTTGACCAAGGACGAATGCCGACTAACGCTCGCCAACTATGAGCCCTGATCCCACGCCCGCTCTGGCACCCAGGCGACGCTCCTCGGTATTCCGGAACTGGCTGAGCCTTGCGGGTCTGGTCGTGGTAGTGGGCAGTCTGTTTTCCTTCTTCCTGCTGCTGGTGCTGGATACGCTGGCTCAATTCTCCAATCCGTACGTCGGCATTCTGACTTACCTCGTGGCGCCGGCATTCCTGATGCTCGGCCTTTTCCTGGCTTTGC
This genomic interval carries:
- a CDS encoding cytochrome c, whose protein sequence is MKTVISFVIALLAIPALSVYAADAKATYDKECAKCHGADGKGQTKMGKKSGAKDYTDAKVQAELKDDAAFKAIKEGYKDKSGKEIMQPAEGLSDEEIKGLVAYMRKFKK
- a CDS encoding cytochrome c, producing MKKLMIASVALLVAGALSARAADAKANWVANCRVCHGLDGKGKTKMGEKAGAKDYTDAKVQEGMKDDNMFKAIKEGVKEGGRTKMKGFGDTLSDDEIKALVKYVRDFKK